One Deltaproteobacteria bacterium genomic window carries:
- a CDS encoding thioredoxin family protein, giving the protein MHEELKKRADAIRKWNEGLTTGVTLRLVRTEGPQSRAIERFATGLHDLAPKIVVEEAAGLNGDLPGMLIGESWAFHFVPEGMELDPFMDLLSAIDRGEADIRDDIRGILKNHSGRIPLTLYLSTHCPNCPAVMRQIGPLPLVNPGIHVTAIDGLLFPDLASAERIQSVPTLIGEGGLRWTGQIRLESVIEVLVERGEAGYTREILEEMITQGNAGPLADMMIRAGRLFPAFMDLLTSDLFSLRLGAMVVMEDLAERAPDLARSVLEPLWKRMSGVDEAVQGDILYLIGVIGDPTWIPRLASFMEKGLSPDLEEAAREALESLGGDNGP; this is encoded by the coding sequence GTGCACGAGGAATTGAAGAAACGGGCGGATGCCATTCGAAAGTGGAACGAGGGGCTGACCACCGGGGTCACCCTCCGCCTGGTGCGGACAGAGGGGCCTCAGAGCAGGGCCATTGAACGGTTTGCCACAGGACTCCACGATCTCGCGCCCAAAATTGTGGTGGAAGAAGCCGCCGGTCTGAATGGCGACCTCCCGGGGATGCTTATCGGTGAATCGTGGGCCTTCCATTTCGTTCCCGAGGGCATGGAATTGGATCCGTTCATGGATCTCCTTTCGGCCATTGACAGGGGGGAGGCGGATATCCGCGACGACATCAGGGGCATACTGAAAAACCATTCCGGCAGGATTCCCCTGACGCTTTACCTGAGCACCCACTGCCCCAACTGTCCCGCTGTGATGCGTCAGATTGGCCCCCTGCCCCTGGTGAATCCGGGCATCCATGTGACGGCCATCGACGGGCTCCTGTTTCCGGACCTGGCCTCAGCGGAGCGGATCCAGAGCGTTCCCACGCTGATCGGAGAAGGGGGCCTCCGATGGACCGGCCAGATCCGGCTGGAGTCCGTGATCGAGGTCCTGGTAGAACGAGGGGAAGCGGGGTATACGAGGGAGATACTGGAAGAAATGATCACGCAGGGGAATGCAGGGCCCCTGGCAGACATGATGATCCGGGCCGGCCGCCTGTTTCCCGCGTTTATGGATCTCCTTACCAGTGATCTGTTTTCCCTTCGTCTGGGCGCCATGGTGGTCATGGAGGACCTGGCCGAACGGGCTCCCGACCTTGCACGGAGCGTACTGGAACCCCTGTGGAAGCGGATGTCCGGTGTGGATGAGGCGGTGCAGGGCGATATCCTCTACCTGATCGGGGTGATCGGGGATCCGACCTGGATCCCGAGGCTTGCCTCCTTCATGGAAAAAGGTCTATCCCCCGACCTGGAAGAAGCGGCCCGGGAAGCACTTGAATCCCTGGGCGGAGACAACGGTCCCTGA